From a single Oreochromis niloticus isolate F11D_XX linkage group LG3, O_niloticus_UMD_NMBU, whole genome shotgun sequence genomic region:
- the LOC109202528 gene encoding alpha-tectorin: MPSMVNSVCTVTGPTIIDVHSQINSIQDRCAYSLFSTPSLQDFQVQGNFEDQRRKDVSFLGSVTLLVDGHDIHLEQGGRVQLDDSTLTLSSSSQLVHGVQLSKDQTGVTAKLSLSNLTISVFFDGDTAQIHLEGPSGSSVEGLCGNSSRSLSDLRLSEYSSTSCEMQYSEPADSTINCNSVTERCNLLKEAPFSSCNSDIDPEPYITACTDTLCKYPAVDGLDCQFLKAYARACSLHNHTLDGWTSKTGCSSEAFCQDRTCSDHEFCGEKTVDGDTRCFCRAIFASKYQANNSLGDPTVCMQNSASVTLVGCLLEDKGIDYSALHLKDPTCRGQVDELTHMVTFSFNSSNSCGTVVTVGFISSSLPSTSSQTSSSIFWDYTLTMQSFTDAGRKQAVESNTEVQLNQKIWVELKTDGLDGDMVVMVTDSCWATDQPSPDSTPRYDLIINGCANPADQTVQVEENGLGTANYFSFNMFQFTESSGEVYLHCKLHLCPKQNNCVPTCPAHRRRYARSKYEGEAFISMAWTH; the protein is encoded by the exons ATGCCCAGCATGGTGAACTCTGTCTGCACTGTGACCGGCCCCACTATCATTGACGTCCACAGCCAGATTAACTCCATCCAGGATCGCTGTGCGTACTCTCTGTTCTCGACTCCGTCACTCCAAGACTTCCAGGTTCAGGGGAACTTTGAGGACCAGCGTCGTAAAGATGTGAGTTTTTTGGGCAGTGTGACGCTGCTTGTGGACGGGCATGACATTCACCTGGAACAAGGTGGGAGAGTTCAG CTGGACGACTCCACGCTGACCCTCAGCAGCTCATCTCAGCTGGTTCATGGTGTGCAGCTCTCTAAGGACCAAACTGGAGTCACTGCCAAGCTGTCGCTCTCCAACCTCACCATCTCTGTCTTCTTTGATGGTGACACCGCACAGATCCACTTAGAAG GACCTTCTGGTTCATCTGTGGAGGGTCTGTGTGGAAACTCCAGCAGGTCTCTGAGTGACCTGAGACTCTCTGAGTACAGCTCCACCAG CTGTGAGATGCAGTACAGTGAGCCTGCTGACAGCACGATCAACTGCAACAGTGTGACTGAACG CTGTAATCTCCTGAAGGAGGCGCCCTTCTCCTCCTGTAACAGTGACATTGACCCAGAGCCCTACATAACCGCCTGCACCGACACTTTGTGTAAATATCCTGCAGTGGACGGACTCGACTGTCAGTTCCTGAAGGCCTACGCCAGAGCCTGCAGTCTACACAACCACACTCTGGATGGCTGGACATCAAAGACCGGCTGCT CCTCTGAGGCCTTCTGTCAGGACAGGACCTGCAGCGATCACGAGTTCTGTGGTGAGAAGACGGTCGATGGTGACACTCGCTGCTTCTGTCGGGCCATTTTTGCCTCCAAGTACCAAGCAAACAACTCTTTGG GTGATCCAACAGTCTGCATGCAGAACTCTGCTTCAGTCACTCTGGTCGGTTGTCTCCTGGAGGACAAAGGCATCGACTACTCTGCCTTACACCTCAAGGACCCGACCTGCAGGGGTCAGGTGGACGAGCTCACCCACATGGTGACCTTCAGcttcaacagcagcaacagctgtGGGACGGTGGTCACGGTGGGTTTCATCTCCTCCTCTTTACCTTCTACAAGCAGCCAAACATCTTCCAGCATCT TTTGGGATTACACTCTGACCATGCAGAGCTTCACCGACGCCGGCCGGAAACAAGCTGTGGAGTCCAACACTGAAGTGCAGCTGAACCAGAAGATCTGGGTGGAGCTGAAGACTGACGGGCTGGATGGAGACATGGTTGTCATGGTGACCGACTCCTGCTGGGCCACTGACCAGCCATCACCCGACAGCACTCCGAGATACGACCTGATCATAAACGG CTGTGCCAACCCTGCTGACCAGACTGTGCAGGTGGAGGAAAACGGACTGGGAACCGCCAACTACTTCTCCTTCAACATGTTCCAGTTTACTGAGAGCTCTGGTGAAGTCTACCTGCACTGCAAACTCCACCTGTGTCCCAAACAGAACAACTGTGTCCCG ACATGTCCTGCTCACAGACGCAGATATGCCAGGTCCAAATATGAAGGTGAAGCCTTCATCAGCATGGCCTGGACTCATTAG